The genomic stretch AAAAGTAAGATTAAAAATTTAGACCCTCAGATTGTCAAAAAGCAGCATCGAAAAGATAAACTTACTGCAAGGGAACGCATTAATCTCCTGCTTGACCCTCACACATTTGAGGAATTTGACCCATTCGTAAAAACTCGTTCTACTTATTTTGGTTTGGACAAGAAGTTTATTCCTGCAGATGGTTTTGTAACAGGAATTGGCAAGGTTAACGGGAGAAGAGTTGCAGTTTACTCACAGGACTTTACTGCTCAGGGCGGTTCGCTTGGAGAGATGCACGCACTTAAGATCGTGAAAATGCAGGAACTTGCAATGAAACTTGG from Caldisericum sp. encodes the following:
- a CDS encoding methylmalonyl-CoA carboxyltransferase, which translates into the protein MSIDDRLKELEEKKSKIKNLDPQIVKKQHRKDKLTARERINLLLDPHTFEEFDPFVKTRSTYFGLDKKFIPADGFVTGIGKVNGRRVAVYSQDFTAQGGSLGEMHALKIVKMQELAMKLGIPFVAMNDSGGARIQEGVDSLRGYGEIFIRNVKASGVIPQISVQLGPTAGGAVYSPALMDFIIMTEKAT